From a single Pirellulales bacterium genomic region:
- a CDS encoding multidrug efflux RND transporter permease subunit, which produces MSLSTPFIHRPVGTTLLTIAITLAGTLGYFLLPVSPLPQVEFPTIQVNASLPGASPETMGSAVATPLERQFGRIAGVTEMTSMSYLGSTSITMQFDLNRNIDAAARDVQAAINAARSQLPTNLPSNPTYRKVNPADAPILILALTSDTYPKSRVYDSASTILQQKLSQVRGVGQVMVGGGAAPAVRVSVNPTTLNHLGLVMEDVRAVLGTANANRPKGQIADDEHAWSISTTDQLLKAEEYRPLIVAYSKGAPVRLADIAHLEDGVEDIFAKGLCDGKPAVTIIIFRQPNANIIQTVDRVLALLPQLKAEIPAGIDLTVAMDRTTTIRASVEDVQFTLIVSVGLVIMVVFLFLRNLRATFIPSVAVPVSLVGTFGVMYLMGYSLDNLSLMALTVATGFVVDDAIVVIENINRHLEQGMSPLEASLYGAKEIGFTVVSISVSLVAVFIPILLMGGIVGRLFREFAVTLSVAIFVSLLVSLTTTPMMCATLLKRHDQERHGRLYRASEWVFDRILNFYEKTLGWVFRHQRITMVVTILTLVFTVYLYVVIPKGFFPQQDTGRITGSIQADQNTSYQAMGHLLERFAQVVSEDPAVEGLIAFTGGQGGTSNAGRMFLSLKPLEERKMSADQVIGRLRGKLSGIPGGTLFLQAVQDLRIGGRSSSSQYQFTLQGDNVSDLVEWGPVLLREMRKLPELVDVSTDQQNRGLQSRLEVDRLMAARLGITQQVVDDTLYDAFGQRQVSTMYLPLNQYHVVLDVDETFRQNPEALKHIYVAGANKAEVPLSEIAKFSTSTTALAVTHSGFFPSVTISFNLAPGAALGDAVDSVEKLQHDLGMPASIHGSFSGAAQAFQASLRNEPILILAALVTVYIVLGILYESFIHPITILSTLPSAGVGALLALMLCKTELNVMGLIGIILLIGIVKKNAIMMIDFALEAERNEGKTPPEAIFEACILRFRPIVMTTMAALLGGLPLALGTGNGAELRRPLGIAIVGGLIFSQVLTLYTTPVVYLYLDQLRALGARLRRRRPAAAPALAPHFEV; this is translated from the coding sequence GTGAGCCTGTCGACCCCGTTCATTCACCGTCCTGTCGGCACCACGCTACTGACGATCGCCATCACGCTCGCCGGCACGCTGGGATACTTTCTGCTGCCGGTTTCGCCGCTGCCGCAGGTCGAATTTCCCACGATTCAAGTGAATGCATCCCTGCCGGGTGCCAGCCCCGAGACTATGGGCTCGGCCGTGGCTACACCCTTGGAACGCCAGTTTGGACGCATCGCCGGTGTGACCGAGATGACGTCGATGAGCTACTTAGGCTCGACGTCGATCACGATGCAGTTCGATTTGAACCGCAATATCGACGCCGCGGCGCGCGACGTACAGGCAGCGATCAATGCGGCCCGCAGCCAACTGCCCACCAACCTGCCGAGCAATCCCACCTATCGTAAGGTCAACCCGGCCGATGCGCCGATCTTGATCCTGGCGTTAACGTCCGACACGTATCCGAAATCGCGGGTCTATGACTCAGCGTCGACGATTCTGCAGCAGAAACTGTCTCAGGTGCGCGGCGTGGGGCAGGTCATGGTCGGTGGCGGCGCGGCACCGGCGGTCAGAGTGTCCGTCAACCCGACGACGCTCAACCACTTGGGACTGGTCATGGAAGACGTGCGTGCCGTGCTTGGCACTGCTAACGCTAATCGCCCCAAAGGGCAAATCGCCGACGACGAACACGCCTGGAGCATCAGCACGACCGATCAACTGTTGAAGGCCGAAGAGTATCGGCCGCTGATCGTTGCGTACAGCAAAGGCGCGCCGGTGCGGCTGGCGGATATCGCCCACTTGGAGGACGGGGTCGAGGATATTTTCGCCAAGGGGCTGTGCGACGGCAAACCGGCCGTCACGATCATTATTTTTCGCCAACCCAACGCCAACATCATCCAGACGGTCGATCGCGTGCTGGCCCTGCTTCCCCAGCTGAAAGCGGAGATTCCGGCGGGCATCGACCTGACCGTGGCCATGGATCGCACCACCACGATCCGCGCCAGTGTCGAGGACGTGCAGTTCACGCTGATCGTCTCGGTCGGCCTGGTGATCATGGTCGTGTTTCTCTTCTTGAGAAATCTACGCGCCACGTTCATTCCCAGCGTGGCCGTCCCGGTGTCGCTCGTCGGCACGTTCGGCGTGATGTACTTGATGGGCTACAGTCTGGACAATCTCTCTCTCATGGCGCTGACCGTAGCGACCGGTTTCGTCGTCGACGACGCAATCGTAGTGATCGAGAACATCAACCGGCACCTCGAGCAAGGAATGTCACCGCTCGAAGCGTCGTTATATGGCGCCAAGGAAATCGGCTTCACCGTCGTCTCGATCAGCGTTTCGCTCGTAGCCGTGTTCATCCCCATTTTGCTGATGGGGGGCATCGTCGGCCGATTGTTTCGGGAGTTCGCGGTGACCTTGTCGGTCGCTATTTTCGTCTCGCTCCTCGTATCCCTCACGACGACGCCCATGATGTGCGCCACGTTGCTCAAGCGGCACGACCAAGAGCGACATGGCCGGCTCTACCGGGCAAGCGAATGGGTGTTCGACCGGATCTTGAACTTTTATGAAAAGACGCTCGGCTGGGTGTTCCGACATCAGCGCATCACGATGGTCGTGACCATCCTCACCCTGGTATTCACGGTTTATCTGTATGTCGTAATTCCCAAAGGCTTCTTTCCCCAGCAGGACACGGGCCGTATCACGGGCTCGATTCAGGCGGATCAGAATACCTCTTACCAGGCCATGGGGCATCTCTTGGAGCGATTTGCCCAAGTCGTCAGCGAGGACCCGGCCGTCGAGGGTTTGATTGCGTTTACGGGGGGGCAAGGAGGCACGTCCAACGCCGGGAGAATGTTCCTATCGCTTAAGCCGCTGGAAGAGCGGAAGATGAGCGCCGACCAGGTCATCGGCCGGCTGCGGGGCAAGCTATCCGGCATCCCCGGCGGCACCTTGTTTTTGCAGGCCGTGCAAGATTTGCGCATCGGCGGACGCTCCAGCAGTTCGCAATATCAGTTCACCTTGCAGGGGGACAATGTCTCCGACCTGGTCGAGTGGGGACCGGTGCTATTGCGCGAGATGCGCAAGCTGCCCGAACTGGTCGACGTCAGCACGGATCAGCAAAACCGCGGTCTGCAGAGTCGTTTGGAAGTCGATCGGCTCATGGCCGCGCGGCTGGGTATCACGCAGCAGGTCGTCGACGACACGCTCTACGACGCCTTCGGCCAGCGGCAGGTTTCGACGATGTATTTGCCACTGAATCAATACCACGTCGTGCTGGACGTCGACGAGACCTTCCGCCAGAATCCTGAAGCGCTTAAGCACATCTACGTGGCCGGCGCGAACAAGGCGGAAGTGCCATTGAGCGAAATCGCTAAGTTCTCGACCAGTACCACGGCTCTGGCTGTGACGCATTCCGGCTTCTTTCCTTCGGTCACGATTTCCTTCAATCTCGCGCCCGGAGCGGCGCTGGGGGATGCCGTCGATAGCGTGGAGAAATTGCAGCACGACCTGGGCATGCCGGCTTCGATTCACGGCAGCTTTTCCGGTGCCGCCCAGGCCTTCCAGGCATCGCTGCGCAATGAGCCCATCTTGATCCTCGCCGCCTTGGTCACGGTGTATATCGTGCTAGGCATTCTCTACGAAAGCTTTATTCACCCCATTACGATTCTCTCCACACTCCCCTCGGCGGGCGTCGGGGCGCTCTTGGCTCTGATGCTGTGCAAGACCGAATTGAACGTGATGGGGCTGATCGGCATCATCCTGCTGATCGGCATCGTGAAGAAAAACGCGATTATGATGATCGACTTTGCTCTGGAAGCGGAGCGCAATGAGGGGAAGACGCCGCCCGAAGCCATCTTCGAAGCCTGTATCCTCAGATTCCGTCCCATCGTCATGACGACCATGGCTGCACTTCTGGGCGGGCTGCCGCTGGCGCTAGGGACGGGCAACGGCGCCGAGTTGCGCCGACCGCTGGGGATTGCGATCGTCGGCGGTCTGATCTTCAGCCAGGTGCTCACGCTGTACACGACGCCGGTGGTATACCTGTATCTCGATCAGTTGCGAGCACTCGGCGCGCGGTTGCGCCGACGGAGGCCGGCCGCGGCGCCGGCGCTGGCGCCGCATTTCGAAGTCTGA
- a CDS encoding SOS response-associated peptidase: MCGRFTLRSRPQAVAEAFELLELPDLSPRYNIAPTQSVATVHFDLERHQRVLRWQRWGLVPPWAKSLAVGAGMINARAEGIATKPAFRQAFTARRCLVVADGFYEWQKTPEGKQPYFLHREDDSPLAFAGLWEQWGPDHLESCTIITTSANRLMSGLHERMPVILKPEDYTRWLDPALRDRKVLESLLQPAAEDLLRIDAVTTLVNNPRNEQPECVVPLA, translated from the coding sequence ATGTGTGGACGATTTACGCTGCGCAGCCGCCCCCAGGCCGTGGCCGAAGCTTTTGAATTGCTCGAGTTACCTGACCTGTCGCCGCGCTACAATATCGCGCCGACGCAATCGGTCGCGACCGTGCACTTCGACCTCGAGCGCCACCAGCGCGTGTTGCGCTGGCAACGCTGGGGCCTGGTTCCGCCTTGGGCCAAGAGCCTCGCCGTCGGCGCAGGCATGATCAATGCGCGCGCCGAGGGAATCGCCACGAAACCCGCCTTTCGACAAGCGTTCACCGCACGGCGCTGCCTGGTCGTCGCCGACGGATTCTACGAATGGCAAAAGACGCCCGAGGGAAAGCAGCCCTATTTCCTTCATAGAGAGGACGATTCTCCTCTGGCTTTTGCCGGCCTATGGGAACAATGGGGGCCTGATCATCTTGAATCATGCACGATCATCACGACCTCGGCCAATCGCTTGATGAGCGGGCTGCACGAGCGGATGCCCGTGATTCTGAAACCCGAGGATTACACGCGTTGGCTCGACCCTGCCTTGCGTGATCGAAAAGTGCTGGAAAGCCTGTTGCAGCCGGCCGCCGAGGATCTACTGCGGATCGATGCCGTGACGACCTTGGTGAACAATCCGCGCAACGAGCAGCCGGAATGCGTCGTCCCGCTCGCCTGA